The following coding sequences are from one Paracoccus alcaliphilus window:
- a CDS encoding MBL fold metallo-hydrolase, translating to MIRSTILGCGSSGGVPRLGDRWGACDPANPKNRRRRCSLLVERPGPNGTTQVLIDTGPDLVPQLLDAGVATLDAVIYTHPHADHVHGIDDLRQLVYNARRKMPLWADRQTAEALTTRFGYVFAAPEGSSYPPICDLALIEGPVTIDGPGGEITFQPFRVEHGDITALGFRIGGLVYLPDVSDIPDAAWPLIEGAEVFICDALRPDPHPSHAHLALTLEWIERAQSRRGIITNMHIDMDYDWVMGATPDHVAPAHDGMVIMTPASPA from the coding sequence ATGATCCGAAGCACCATTCTCGGCTGCGGCTCGTCCGGCGGGGTGCCGCGACTGGGTGATCGCTGGGGCGCCTGCGACCCGGCCAACCCAAAGAACCGCCGTCGCCGCTGCTCGCTTCTGGTCGAAAGGCCGGGGCCAAATGGCACCACGCAGGTGCTGATCGATACCGGCCCCGATCTGGTGCCGCAACTGCTGGATGCGGGCGTGGCGACGCTGGATGCGGTGATCTATACCCATCCCCATGCCGACCACGTCCACGGCATCGACGATTTGCGGCAACTGGTCTATAACGCCCGGCGCAAGATGCCGCTCTGGGCCGACCGGCAAACGGCCGAGGCTTTGACCACCCGTTTCGGCTATGTCTTTGCCGCGCCCGAAGGCTCCAGCTATCCGCCGATCTGCGATCTGGCGCTGATCGAGGGGCCGGTGACCATCGACGGCCCGGGCGGAGAGATCACATTCCAGCCCTTCCGCGTCGAGCATGGCGACATCACCGCGCTTGGCTTTCGCATCGGCGGGCTGGTCTATCTGCCCGATGTCTCGGACATTCCCGACGCCGCATGGCCGCTGATCGAAGGGGCCGAGGTCTTCATCTGCGACGCCCTGCGACCCGACCCGCATCCCAGCCATGCCCATCTGGCGCTGACGCTGGAATGGATCGAGCGCGCGCAATCCAGGCGTGGGATCATCACCAATATGCATATCGACATGGATTACGACTGGGTGATGGGCGCCACGCCGGATCACGTCGCCCCCGCCCATGACGGCATGGTGATAATGACCCCGGCAAGCCCCGCATGA
- a CDS encoding TatD family hydrolase: MTHTGSPAPIVDSHCHLDFPDFDGEHDDLIARARAAGVTRMVTICTKLRLEPQVRALADRFDGVFYAAGTHPMSVADEPMATVEELVALAGHPKFVGIGETGLDYHYTADSARAQQDSLRIHIEAARRTRLPLIIHARNADDDMARILSEEYRAGAYSCVMHCFTSGADLARAALDLGFYLSMSGIAAFPRSTELREIFAAAPRDRILIETDSPFLAPPPHRGKRNEPAYVAKTARVGADLFGMNDAEFARLTSDNFDRLFWKAAGATA; the protein is encoded by the coding sequence ATGACCCATACGGGATCGCCTGCCCCGATCGTTGACAGCCATTGTCATCTGGATTTCCCCGATTTCGACGGCGAACATGACGACCTGATCGCCCGCGCCCGCGCCGCCGGGGTCACCCGCATGGTCACGATCTGCACGAAACTGCGGCTGGAACCGCAGGTCCGCGCATTGGCCGATCGTTTTGACGGCGTGTTCTATGCCGCCGGCACCCACCCGATGAGCGTCGCCGACGAACCCATGGCCACGGTCGAGGAACTGGTCGCGCTGGCCGGGCATCCGAAATTCGTCGGCATCGGCGAAACCGGGCTGGATTACCACTATACCGCCGACAGTGCGCGCGCCCAGCAGGACAGCCTGCGCATCCATATCGAGGCCGCGCGCCGCACCCGCCTGCCACTGATCATTCATGCCCGCAACGCCGATGACGACATGGCCCGCATCCTGTCCGAGGAATATCGCGCCGGCGCCTATTCCTGCGTGATGCATTGCTTCACCTCGGGCGCGGATCTGGCCCGCGCGGCGCTGGATCTGGGGTTCTATCTGTCGATGTCCGGCATCGCCGCCTTCCCCCGCTCGACCGAGCTGCGCGAGATCTTTGCCGCCGCCCCCCGCGACCGCATCCTGATCGAGACCGACAGTCCCTTCCTTGCCCCCCCGCCCCATCGCGGCAAACGCAACGAGCCCGCCTATGTCGCGAAAACCGCCAGGGTCGGCGCGGATCTGTTCGGCATGAACGATGCCGAATTCGCCCGCCTGACATCGGACAATTTCGACCGCCTGTTCTGGAAGGCCGCCGGGGCCACGGCATGA
- a CDS encoding DNA polymerase III subunit delta' translates to MTVPDDIPEPDRVPGAPHPRHTSRIIGQDPAIAAFTEAARSGRLHHAWLLTGPRGTGKATLAWAIARWLLSGSDSHDLSVPADAPETRRISALSEPRLQLIRRPWDDKTSRLRAEITVDEIRRLLSFFHLSSAEGGWRIAIIDAADEMNTAAANALLKVLEEPPADALILLIAHQPARLLPTIRSRCRTLRLGPLPPAQMTQALAGLGVDDDAEALAALSDGSVGEALRLAGQNGLERYQQIVDLFATLPGLNRMAAAKLADAAAGRAGSGGDPFDLTITLLDRFLTRTARAGLMGAPLPQAARGEGALLARLSPDDRAARDWADAQARLSARARAGRAVNLDPSALVMDMLVELAHLPPARSAPPAKS, encoded by the coding sequence ATGACGGTGCCCGACGACATCCCCGAACCCGACCGCGTTCCCGGCGCGCCCCATCCCCGGCACACCTCGCGGATCATCGGACAGGATCCCGCCATCGCCGCCTTCACCGAGGCCGCGCGCAGCGGCAGGCTGCATCATGCCTGGCTGCTGACCGGCCCGCGCGGAACCGGCAAGGCGACGCTGGCCTGGGCCATCGCCCGCTGGTTGCTGTCGGGATCGGACAGCCACGACCTGTCGGTTCCCGCCGACGCGCCCGAAACCCGCCGCATCAGCGCCCTGTCCGAACCCCGGCTGCAACTGATCCGCCGCCCCTGGGACGACAAGACCAGCCGCCTGCGCGCCGAGATCACGGTGGACGAAATCCGCCGCCTGCTGTCTTTCTTCCACCTCTCATCGGCCGAAGGCGGCTGGCGCATCGCCATCATCGACGCCGCCGACGAAATGAACACCGCCGCCGCCAACGCCCTGCTGAAGGTGCTGGAGGAACCGCCCGCAGATGCCCTGATCCTGCTGATCGCGCACCAACCCGCACGGCTGCTGCCGACGATCCGGTCGCGTTGCCGGACGCTGCGGCTGGGGCCGTTGCCACCCGCGCAGATGACGCAGGCGCTGGCCGGGCTGGGCGTCGATGACGATGCCGAAGCACTGGCCGCGCTGTCGGATGGCTCGGTCGGAGAGGCGTTGAGACTGGCGGGTCAGAACGGGCTGGAACGCTATCAGCAGATCGTCGATCTGTTCGCCACCCTGCCGGGGCTGAACCGGATGGCCGCCGCCAAGCTGGCCGATGCCGCCGCCGGACGCGCGGGCAGCGGTGGCGATCCGTTCGATCTGACGATCACGCTGCTGGACCGCTTTCTGACCCGCACCGCCCGCGCCGGGCTGATGGGCGCCCCCCTGCCACAGGCCGCGCGGGGCGAAGGCGCGTTGCTGGCGCGGCTGTCCCCGGATGACCGCGCCGCACGGGACTGGGCCGACGCGCAGGCGCGGCTGTCGGCGCGGGCGCGCGCGGGCCGGGCGGTCAACCTTGACCCTTCGGCGCTGGTGATGGATATGCTGGTCGAACTGGCGCATCTGCCACCCGCCCGATCCGCCCCGCCTGCAAAGAGCTGA
- a CDS encoding thymidine kinase, with protein sequence MAKLYFHYSTMNAGKSTLLLQASYNYRERGMQTLLLTAALDNRAGAGRIASRIGISDAALVFADTDDLFALIADKGRDCACIFVDEAQFLTRDQVWQLARVADDVGIPVMCYGLRVDFRGELFPGSAALLALADDLREVRTICHCGRKATMVIRRDEQGRAITKGQQVQVGGNETYISLCRRHWREAVGDPSTIC encoded by the coding sequence ATGGCCAAGCTCTATTTCCACTATTCGACGATGAATGCGGGCAAAAGCACGCTGCTGTTGCAGGCATCCTATAACTATCGTGAGCGCGGGATGCAGACCCTGCTGCTGACCGCCGCACTGGACAATCGCGCCGGGGCGGGCCGGATCGCCAGCCGCATCGGCATCTCGGACGCGGCGCTGGTCTTTGCCGATACCGACGATCTGTTCGCCCTGATCGCGGACAAGGGTCGCGACTGCGCCTGCATCTTCGTGGACGAGGCGCAGTTCCTGACCCGTGACCAGGTCTGGCAGCTGGCGCGTGTGGCCGACGATGTGGGCATTCCGGTGATGTGCTATGGCCTGCGCGTCGATTTCCGCGGAGAGCTGTTTCCCGGCTCGGCCGCGCTGCTGGCGCTGGCAGATGACCTGCGCGAGGTGCGCACCATCTGCCATTGCGGGCGCAAGGCGACGATGGTGATCCGGCGCGATGAACAGGGCCGTGCGATCACCAAGGGCCAGCAGGTGCAGGTCGGCGGCAATGAGACCTATATCTCGCTGTGCCGCCGCCACTGGCGCGAAGCGGTCGGCGATCCGTCAACCATTTGTTGA
- the tmk gene encoding dTMP kinase, which yields MFVSFEGIDGCGKSTQAARLADHLRAAGREVVLTREPGGSPGAEEIRRLLVEGAGERWSPETESLLFTAARRDHLERTIRPALQAGKVVVSDRFADSTRVYQGAARGDLRPLVDRLHQLMIGVEPDLTFVIEIDPATALARGNARGGTEDRFESFGLGFQQRLAQGFHALAREYPDRVRLIDGSGSADQVAARIRDAL from the coding sequence ATGTTCGTCAGCTTTGAAGGCATCGACGGCTGCGGCAAGTCCACTCAGGCGGCGCGTCTGGCGGATCACCTGCGCGCGGCGGGCCGCGAGGTGGTGCTGACCCGCGAACCCGGCGGCAGTCCCGGCGCCGAGGAAATCCGCCGCCTGCTGGTCGAGGGTGCGGGCGAACGCTGGTCGCCCGAGACCGAATCGCTGCTGTTCACCGCCGCCCGCCGCGACCATCTGGAACGGACCATCCGCCCGGCGCTTCAGGCCGGAAAGGTCGTCGTCTCGGACCGTTTCGCCGATTCCACCCGCGTTTATCAGGGTGCCGCGCGCGGCGATCTGCGCCCACTGGTGGACCGGCTGCATCAGCTGATGATCGGGGTCGAACCCGACCTGACCTTCGTCATCGAGATCGACCCGGCCACCGCGCTGGCCCGTGGCAATGCGCGTGGCGGGACCGAGGATCGTTTCGAGAGCTTCGGCCTCGGCTTTCAGCAACGGCTGGCGCAGGGCTTTCACGCGCTGGCCCGCGAATATCCCGACCGCGTGCGGCTGATCGATGGCAGCGGCAGCGCCGATCAGGTCGCCGCCCGGATCCGTGACGCGCTATGA
- a CDS encoding ABC transporter permease: MALPTYASPLEKIWHYAYLVICGLIFFFLIAPIVVIIPLSFNAEPYFTFTERMRSFDPDGYSLRWYRSLLTFGMQNPGAEGSGWWWDAWNNARWVQAAKNSVIIGVFATILATVLGTLAALGLSRPEMPFRRAIMAVLISPMIVPLIITATGMFFFYSNPCELLGMVGLPSNCGRLAGTYLGVILAHATLGIPFVIITVTATLVGFDQSLNRAAASLGAGPRRTFFRVTMPLILPGVISGALFAFVTSFDEVVAVLFIAGPEQQTIPRQMWNGIREQISPAILAVATILVLFSIALLTTVELLRRRSERLRGVTPH, from the coding sequence ATGGCGCTTCCAACCTATGCCAGCCCGCTGGAGAAGATCTGGCACTATGCCTATCTGGTGATCTGCGGGCTGATCTTCTTCTTCCTGATCGCGCCGATCGTGGTGATCATTCCGCTCAGCTTCAATGCCGAGCCCTATTTCACCTTCACCGAGCGGATGCGCAGTTTCGACCCCGACGGTTACAGCCTGCGCTGGTATCGCAGCCTGCTGACCTTCGGCATGCAGAACCCGGGGGCCGAGGGATCGGGCTGGTGGTGGGATGCGTGGAACAATGCCCGCTGGGTGCAGGCGGCGAAGAACTCGGTCATCATCGGGGTGTTCGCGACGATTCTGGCGACGGTTCTGGGCACGCTGGCGGCGCTTGGCCTGTCACGGCCCGAAATGCCGTTCCGCCGCGCGATCATGGCGGTGCTGATCTCGCCCATGATCGTGCCGCTGATCATCACCGCGACGGGGATGTTCTTCTTCTATTCGAACCCCTGCGAGTTGCTGGGGATGGTCGGTCTGCCCAGCAATTGCGGGCGTCTGGCGGGGACCTATCTGGGGGTGATCCTGGCCCATGCGACGCTGGGGATTCCCTTCGTCATCATCACCGTCACCGCGACGCTGGTCGGTTTCGACCAGTCGCTCAACCGTGCGGCGGCGTCGCTGGGGGCGGGGCCGCGACGGACGTTTTTCCGGGTGACCATGCCGCTGATCCTGCCCGGCGTGATCTCGGGGGCGCTGTTCGCCTTCGTGACCTCGTTCGACGAAGTGGTTGCGGTGCTGTTCATTGCCGGTCCCGAGCAACAGACCATCCCGCGGCAGATGTGGAACGGTATCCGCGAGCAGATCAGCCCGGCCATCCTTGCGGTGGCGACGATCCTGGTGCTGTTCTCGATCGCACTGCTGACCACCGTGGAACTGCTGCGGCGCAGGTCCGAGAGGTTGCGGGGGGTGACGCCGCATTGA
- a CDS encoding multidrug effflux MFS transporter — MRDPLFRMALILGLLSAVGPFAIDMYLPALPDVAADLDTSEARAALTLTSYFIAFGLAQMVYGPMSDAVGRKLPLLLGVGVFLAATVASALAPTIGWLIAARAVQGFGAATLMVVPRAVIRDMATGPDAARMMAAIMIVISVSPMLAPLSGALIMAWGGWREIFAVLGLATLVSLALIVFALPETLPPARRQPVRLAPMLTGARRLLGDRRFMGLTMIGGFAMSSFFVFLATASFVYTRQYGLSPTGFSLAFAINAIGFFSASQMAGRLAQSFGMERVISLAITGFLAMTLLLSLVVLGGFDALPVVVAGLFMANAALGLVMPTTMVMSLDPHPDIAGLASSLGGTIQMLTGAAMIGVTSPFIDNSSATMVPAIALCAALAWLAAVLSLPRLRLLA, encoded by the coding sequence ATGCGCGACCCATTGTTCCGCATGGCCCTGATTCTGGGCCTTCTTTCCGCCGTCGGTCCCTTTGCGATCGACATGTATCTGCCCGCGCTGCCCGATGTGGCGGCCGATCTGGACACGTCCGAGGCGCGGGCGGCACTGACGCTGACTTCTTATTTCATCGCCTTCGGTCTGGCGCAGATGGTCTATGGCCCGATGTCGGATGCCGTCGGGCGCAAGCTGCCGCTGCTGCTGGGGGTGGGCGTCTTTCTGGCAGCAACCGTGGCTTCGGCCCTGGCGCCCACCATCGGCTGGCTGATCGCGGCCCGCGCGGTGCAGGGCTTTGGTGCCGCCACGCTGATGGTGGTGCCGCGTGCCGTCATCCGCGACATGGCCACCGGGCCGGATGCGGCAAGGATGATGGCGGCGATCATGATCGTCATCTCGGTCTCGCCCATGCTGGCGCCGCTGAGCGGGGCGCTGATCATGGCCTGGGGCGGCTGGCGAGAGATCTTTGCCGTGCTGGGCCTTGCCACGCTGGTCAGTCTGGCGCTGATCGTCTTTGCGCTGCCCGAAACCCTGCCGCCCGCCCGCCGTCAGCCGGTGCGGCTGGCACCGATGCTGACCGGCGCGCGCCGCCTTCTGGGCGACCGGCGCTTCATGGGGCTGACGATGATCGGCGGCTTTGCCATGTCCAGCTTCTTCGTCTTTCTGGCGACGGCCAGCTTTGTCTATACCCGCCAGTACGGCCTCAGCCCGACCGGCTTTTCGCTAGCCTTCGCGATCAATGCGATCGGGTTCTTCTCGGCCTCGCAGATGGCGGGACGGCTGGCGCAGAGCTTCGGGATGGAGAGGGTGATCTCATTGGCGATCACCGGCTTTCTGGCGATGACGCTGCTGTTGTCGCTGGTGGTGCTGGGCGGGTTCGATGCCTTGCCGGTCGTGGTGGCGGGGCTGTTCATGGCCAACGCGGCACTGGGGCTGGTGATGCCGACGACGATGGTCATGTCGCTGGACCCGCATCCCGATATCGCCGGGCTGGCCTCTTCTCTGGGTGGCACGATCCAGATGCTGACCGGGGCGGCGATGATCGGGGTGACCAGCCCGTTCATCGACAACAGCAGCGCGACGATGGTTCCGGCCATCGCGCTGTGCGCGGCGCTGGCATGGCTGGCGGCGGTGTTGTCGCTGCCGCGCCTGCGGTTGCTGGCCTGA
- a CDS encoding ABC transporter permease has translation MSNAYDPHAAIATTASGVAAPLTTADGKPLARALARSQGRARRRAFLLVLPLLAFIVITFVVPIGQMLQRSFYNDGFSRNMPQISEWFAENPRGTDPDDAAWAALAADLMAAAEGRTIGVVGTRINYDVPGTRSLFTSTGRQVRSGIEPPYREALVEINEAWTSPRLWNAMREAARPFTTNFYLASMDRTRAEDGSIQKVAPQQQVYGMLFMRTFWLSALITALTFVLGFPIAHLLATLPMRKSNLLMILVLLPFWTSLLVRTTSWMVLLQQQGVINDILVWMGVIGGGQRLQMIYNQTGTIIAMTHILLPFMILPLYSVMRTINPSYVRAARSLGATSWTAFRRVYFPQTLPGLGAGALLVFILAVGYYITPALVGGSSGQLISNMIAMHMTDTLNWSMAAALAALLLAAVLVLYWVYDRMVGIDNLKLG, from the coding sequence ATGTCGAACGCATATGATCCGCATGCCGCCATTGCCACCACCGCATCCGGTGTGGCCGCGCCCCTGACGACAGCTGATGGCAAGCCCTTGGCGCGGGCGCTGGCGCGCAGTCAGGGGCGGGCGCGGCGGCGGGCGTTTCTGCTGGTGCTGCCGCTGCTGGCTTTCATCGTCATCACCTTCGTGGTGCCGATCGGGCAGATGTTGCAGCGGTCGTTCTATAATGACGGGTTCTCGCGCAATATGCCGCAGATCTCGGAATGGTTCGCGGAAAATCCCCGTGGAACCGATCCCGATGACGCCGCATGGGCCGCGCTGGCCGCCGATCTGATGGCGGCGGCCGAGGGGCGCACCATCGGCGTCGTCGGCACCCGGATCAATTACGACGTGCCGGGGACGCGGTCGCTGTTCACCTCGACCGGGCGTCAGGTGCGCAGCGGGATCGAGCCGCCCTATCGTGAGGCGCTGGTCGAGATCAACGAGGCCTGGACCAGCCCCCGGCTGTGGAACGCCATGCGAGAGGCTGCGCGTCCCTTCACCACGAACTTCTACCTTGCCTCGATGGACCGCACGCGGGCCGAGGATGGCAGCATCCAGAAGGTGGCGCCGCAGCAGCAGGTCTATGGCATGCTGTTCATGCGCACCTTCTGGCTGTCGGCGCTGATTACCGCGCTGACCTTTGTGCTGGGCTTTCCGATCGCGCATCTGCTGGCAACGCTGCCGATGCGCAAGTCGAACCTGCTGATGATCCTTGTGCTGCTGCCCTTCTGGACATCGCTTCTGGTGCGAACGACCAGCTGGATGGTGCTGCTGCAACAGCAGGGGGTCATCAACGATATCCTTGTGTGGATGGGGGTGATCGGCGGCGGCCAGAGGTTGCAGATGATCTATAACCAGACCGGCACGATCATCGCCATGACCCATATCCTGCTGCCCTTCATGATCCTGCCGCTGTATTCGGTGATGCGCACGATCAACCCGTCCTATGTGCGGGCGGCGCGGTCGTTGGGGGCGACCAGCTGGACCGCGTTCCGGCGGGTCTATTTCCCGCAGACGCTGCCGGGACTGGGGGCGGGGGCGCTCTTGGTCTTCATCCTTGCCGTGGGTTACTATATCACCCCCGCGCTGGTGGGCGGATCGTCCGGGCAGCTGATTTCCAACATGATCGCCATGCATATGACCGATACGCTGAACTGGTCGATGGCGGCGGCGCTGGCGGCGCTGCTGCTGGCGGCGGTGCTGGTACTGTATTGGGTCTATGACCGCATGGTCGGCATCGACAATCTGAAACTGGGGTGA
- a CDS encoding D-alanyl-D-alanine carboxypeptidase family protein produces MRMILLRLVAVFGLAAQAHAFETNATSAWVYDVGTGTVLLEKNADEPIPPASMSKLMTLYMLFEAVENGRLSLDDTLPVSTKAWRMGGSKMFLEPRDTPTVDELIKGIIVLSGNDACVVVAEHLAGTEEAFARQMTERGRQMGLKHSVFRNSTGWPDPEHRMSAEDMGMVALRLIEDFPQYYGDFALTEYRYGDRVPSNRFNRNPILRLGIGADGLKTGHTQEAGYGLVGSAVQDDRRVIFAISGLSSETARAEESERILNWAFRQFSMKTLVPAGETVVEAPVWLGTRSHVGLTTQQGVRVLLPAGAEDQVTVEAVYDSPLPAPITEGQPLGRLVVSIPGTREAVTPLVANADVPEANFLGRIKGAVLRLGHKAMEAAGS; encoded by the coding sequence ATGCGCATGATCCTGCTTCGGCTTGTTGCGGTCTTCGGTCTGGCCGCGCAGGCCCATGCTTTCGAAACCAATGCGACCTCGGCATGGGTCTATGATGTCGGGACCGGGACCGTGCTGCTGGAAAAGAACGCCGATGAGCCGATTCCCCCGGCCTCGATGTCCAAGCTGATGACACTGTATATGCTGTTCGAGGCGGTCGAGAACGGGCGGCTCTCATTGGATGACACGCTGCCGGTCTCGACCAAGGCGTGGCGCATGGGCGGCTCGAAGATGTTTCTGGAACCGCGCGACACACCCACCGTGGATGAGCTGATCAAGGGCATCATCGTGCTGTCGGGCAATGACGCCTGCGTCGTCGTGGCCGAACATCTGGCCGGCACCGAAGAGGCATTTGCCCGCCAGATGACCGAACGCGGCCGCCAGATGGGGCTGAAACATTCGGTCTTTCGCAATTCGACCGGCTGGCCCGACCCCGAACACCGCATGTCGGCCGAGGATATGGGCATGGTCGCGCTGCGCCTGATCGAGGATTTCCCCCAGTATTACGGCGATTTCGCCCTGACCGAATACCGCTATGGCGACCGGGTGCCCTCGAACCGCTTCAACCGCAACCCGATCCTGCGTCTGGGCATCGGCGCCGACGGGCTGAAGACCGGCCACACGCAAGAGGCCGGCTATGGCCTTGTCGGCTCGGCGGTGCAGGATGACCGGCGGGTGATCTTTGCGATCAGCGGCCTGTCCTCGGAAACCGCCCGGGCCGAGGAATCAGAGCGTATCCTGAACTGGGCCTTTCGCCAGTTCTCGATGAAAACCCTTGTTCCGGCAGGCGAAACCGTGGTCGAGGCGCCGGTCTGGCTGGGCACCCGTTCGCATGTTGGCCTGACCACGCAGCAAGGGGTGCGGGTCCTGCTGCCTGCCGGGGCCGAAGATCAGGTCACGGTCGAGGCAGTCTATGACAGCCCCCTGCCCGCGCCCATCACCGAAGGTCAGCCGCTTGGCCGTCTGGTTGTCAGCATCCCCGGCACGCGCGAGGCGGTGACACCGCTGGTCGCCAATGCCGATGTGCCCGAGGCGAATTTTCTGGGTCGGATCAAGGGCGCGGTCCTGCGGCTGGGCCACAAGGCGATGGAGGCTGCGGGCAGCTGA
- a CDS encoding AEC family transporter, which produces MNALFDIILPVFLILGFGYFVTWRGWFSESAVDGLMNFAQNFAVPALLFASMSRLDLGTQFRASLLLPFYSGALASYLLGWAGARFLFKRPPEDCVAIGFVCLFSNTLLLGVPITERAYGPDALDGNWVIIALHSPFFYTFGITAMEFTRARGSNLSIGRIALRALTGVLRTPLVIGVLSGLAMNLLLRAGLSLPNGFWAAVDMITRAALPAALFGLGGVLVRYRPEGDMATILMCCICSLLIHPAIALGLATVFGLDIAGIRSSVVTAAMAPGVNAYLFANIYGRAKRVAASSVLVGTAFSIVTIWFWLAVLP; this is translated from the coding sequence ATGAACGCCCTTTTCGACATCATCCTGCCGGTCTTCCTGATCCTCGGCTTCGGCTATTTCGTGACATGGCGCGGCTGGTTCAGCGAAAGCGCCGTGGACGGGCTGATGAATTTCGCCCAGAATTTCGCGGTTCCGGCGCTGCTTTTCGCCTCGATGTCGCGGCTGGATCTGGGGACGCAGTTCCGCGCTTCGCTGCTTCTGCCCTTCTACAGCGGGGCACTTGCCAGCTATCTTCTGGGCTGGGCGGGGGCGCGGTTCCTCTTCAAACGCCCGCCCGAGGATTGCGTCGCCATCGGCTTCGTCTGCCTGTTCTCGAACACGTTGCTGCTGGGCGTCCCGATCACCGAGCGCGCCTATGGTCCCGACGCGCTGGACGGAAACTGGGTGATCATCGCGCTGCATTCGCCGTTCTTCTATACCTTCGGCATCACCGCGATGGAGTTCACCCGCGCCCGCGGCAGCAACCTTTCCATCGGCAGGATCGCGCTGCGCGCGCTGACCGGCGTGTTGCGCACCCCGCTGGTCATCGGCGTGCTAAGCGGGCTGGCCATGAATCTGCTGCTGCGCGCCGGTCTCAGCCTGCCGAACGGTTTCTGGGCGGCGGTCGACATGATCACCCGCGCCGCCCTGCCCGCCGCCCTCTTTGGCCTTGGCGGCGTGCTGGTGCGCTATCGCCCCGAAGGCGACATGGCGACGATCCTGATGTGCTGCATCTGCTCGCTGCTGATCCACCCCGCCATCGCGCTGGGACTGGCAACGGTCTTCGGGCTTGATATCGCGGGCATCCGTTCCTCGGTGGTGACGGCGGCAATGGCGCCGGGCGTGAACGCCTATCTCTTCGCCAATATCTATGGCCGAGCCAAGCGGGTCGCCGCCTCATCGGTTCTGGTCGGCACCGCCTTCTCGATCGTCACCATCTGGTTCTGGCTCGCCGTCCTGCCCTGA